One window of the Benincasa hispida cultivar B227 chromosome 3, ASM972705v1, whole genome shotgun sequence genome contains the following:
- the LOC120073094 gene encoding serine/threonine-protein kinase CTR1-like, protein MEMPGRRSDYSLLSQIPDEEVGTGASTSFYESIAAGGNVKKGRTDRVFDWDGSGDHRLNTQTNRIGNLYSWVGLQRHSSGSSYDDSSLSSDYYAPTLSNAAANEINALGYIHDDEFRVKAVGSGGSSGKSWAQKTEESYQLQQALALRLSSEATCADDPNFMDPMPDVAALRSLSSSAEAISHRFWVNGCMSYFEKVPDGFYLIHGMDPYVWSLCTNLQEDGRIPSFESLKTVDSNIGSSIEVVLMDRHSDSSLKELRNRVHNISSSCITTKEVADHLAKLVCNHLGGSVSEGEDDLVSSWRECSNDLKECLGSAVIPLCSLSVGLCRHRALLFKVLADSIDLPCRIARGCKYCTRDDASSCLVRFGLDREYLIDLIGKPGCLCEPDSLLNGPSSISISSPLRFPRLKPIESTIDFRSLAKQYFLDSQSLNIVFDEASSGNVVSGKDAAFSVYQRPLNRKDGDGKNIVLTGDRDINYQLLNKKAVQLNAQDGNSEQFRSCVTSQYGVQSTPFVENIAPLNHISQIGSKDSERLLGLSHLRVDHANNLSFLDGGQLIRKPNELSLGMEDLVIPWADLVLREKIGAGSFGTVYHADWNGSDVAVKILMEQDLHAERFDEFLREVAIMKCLRHPNIVLFMGAVTEPPNLSIVTEYLSRGSLHRLLHRPGAREVLDERRRLNMAYDVAKGMNYLHKRNPPIVHRDLKSPNLLVDKKYTVKVCDFGLSRLKAHTFLSSKSAAGTPEWMAPEVLRDEPSNEKSDVYSFGVILWELATLQQPWGNLNPAQVVAAVGFKGKRLEIPRDLNPQVATIIEACFASEPCKRPSFYEIMESLKPLIKPAMPHQVRSNMSLVTQ, encoded by the exons ATGGAAATGCCTGGAAGGAGGTCAGATTACTCGCTTTTAAGTCAAATTCCAGACGAGGAGGTTGGAACGGGAGCTTCCACTTCGTTTTACGAGTCCATAGCAGCTGGCGGAAACGTTAAGAAGGGAAGAACCGATAGGGTTTTTGATTGGGATGGGAGTGGTGATCACAGGTTAAATACGCAGACGAATCGGATAGGGAACCTGTATTCATGGGTTGGTTTGCAGAGGCATTCTAGTGGAAGCAGCTACGATGATAGCTCCCTCTCCAGTGATTACTACGCACCGACGCTCTCAAACGCTGCAGCAAATGAGATCAATGCATTGGGATATATCCACGACGATGAATTCAGAGTGAAAGCTGTGGGAAGTGGAGGTTCGTCAGGAAAGAGCTGGGCGCAGAAGACGGAAGAGAGTTATCAGTTGCAGCAGGCCTTAGCTCTCAGGCTTTCTTCAGAGGCTACTTGTGCCGATGATCCCAACTTTATGGATCCGATGCCAGACGTGGCAGCTTTAAGATCCTTGTCGAGTTCAGCCGAGGCCATCTCGCATCGATTCTGG GTAAATGGATGCATGTCATATTTTGAGAAAGTGCCAGATGGTTTTTATCTAATTCATGGGATGGACCCGTATGTATGGTCATTATGCACCAATCTGCAAGAGGATGGCCGTATACCATCATTTGAATCTCTAAAGACAGTTGATTCCAACATTGGTTCATCCATTGAAGTAGTTTTGATGGATCGGCATAGTGATTCTAGCTTAAAAGAACTGCGAAACAGGGTGCATAATATTTCTTCTAGTTGTATAACCACAAAAGAGGTTGCGGATCATTTAGCAAAGCTGGTATGCAATCACTTGGG GGGTTCAGTTTCTGAGGGAGAAGATGACTTGGTTTCTTCCTGGAGGGAATGCAGCAATGACTTAAAGGAATGTTTAGGATCTGCTGTGATTCCCTTATGCAGCCTATCTGTTGGCCTTTGCAGACATCGTGCTCTTTTGTTCAaa GTGTTAGCTGATTCAATTGATTTGCCCTGTCGAATTGCCAGGGGCTGTAAATATTGCACTAGAGATGATGCTTCATCCTGCCTTGTTAGGTTCGGGCTTGATAG GGAATATCTCATTGATCTGATTGGGAAGCCAGGTTGCTTATGCGAACCTGATTCTTTGCTCAATGGTCCATCATCCATCTCAATTTCTTCACCATTGCGATTTCCAAGACTAAAACCTATTGAATCTACCATTGATTTCAGGTCACTGGCCAAACAGTATTTCTTGGATAGCCAATCACTTAATATCGTATTTGATGAAGCTTCTTCAG GGAATGTTGTATCTGGGAAGGATGCTGCGTTTTCTGTCTATCAAAGACCATTAAATaggaaagatggagatggaaagaACATAGTGCTTACTGGCGACAGGGACATAAATTATcagttattaaataaaaaagctGTCCAACTGAATGCTCAAGATGGAAATTCTGAGCAATTTAGATCATGTGTTACTTCTCAATATGGTGTACAGTCGACCCCTTTTGTAGAAAACATAGCCCCTCTAAACCACATCTCGCAGATTGGTTCCAAAGATTCTGAGCGTCTCCTGGGATTGTCTCATCTAAGGGTGGATCATGCTAACAATTTATCATTTCTTGATGGTGGTCAACTGATTAGAAAACCAAATGAGCTTTCCCTTGGCATGGAAGATTTGGTTATTCCATGGGCAGATCTTGTTTTGAGGGAGAAAATTGGAGCAG GTTCTTTTGGGACTGTATATCATGCTGATTGGAATGGCTCA GATGTTGCTGTGAAGATTCTGATGGAACAAGACCTACATGCAGAACGTTTTGATGAATTTCTTAGGGAG GTTGCCATAATGAAATGTCTACGACATCCGAACATTGTTCTCTTTATGGGTGCAGTCACAGAGCCTCCAAACTTGTCCATTGTCACGGAATACTTATCAAG GGGTAGTTTGCACAGGCTTTTGCATAGACCTGGGGCACGTGAAGTCTTAGATGAAAGACGACGGTTAAACATGGCATATGATGTT GCAAAGGGAATGAATTATCTTCACAAACGTAACCCCCCAATTGTTCATCGTGATTTGAAATCTCCAAATCTTTTGGTTGATAAGAAGTACACAGTAAAG GTTTGTGATTTTGGGCTTTCACGCTTGAAGGCACACACATTTCTTTCGTCAAAATCAGCTGCTGGGACT CCTGAGTGGATGGCACCAGAAGTTCTCCGCGATGAGCCATCAAATGAGAAATCGGATGTTTATAGCTTTGGTGTGATACTGTGGGAGCTTGCTACATTGCAGCAACCATGGGGCAACTTGAACCCAGCGCAG GTTGTGGCAGCCGTGGGTTTCAAAGGCAAAAGGCTTGAGATCCCACGTGATTTAAATCCTCAAGTTGCTACTATTATAGAGGCTTGTTTTGCCAG TGAGCCCTGCAAACGTCCTTCCTTTTATGAAATAATGGAATCGTTGAAGCCACTGATCAAACCTGCTATGCCTCATCAAGTTCGCTCAAACATGTCATTAGTTACTCAATGA